A region of the Blochmannia endosymbiont of Camponotus nipponensis genome:
CTGTATGTACAAGTAAAAAAAATTATAAAAATAATTTATTAATTTATACTACAAATGTATCAGACGCTTTTGAGCTTGCTTTGCTGCTTCGCTATTAGGATATAATTTACCTACTTGTCTATATATTGTTTTAGCTTTCTCTTTTTGCTCCGTTTCTTGCATGATAATACCTATTTTTAATAACGCGTCCGATGCTTTTGAAGACTTCGGATAATTCTTTACGACTACAGCAAAATGATGAGAAGCACTATCTTTGTTACCTTTATTATAATAAAGTTGCCCTAACCAATAATGGGCATTGGCTTGATAAATTGATTCTGGATAATTTTTTATAAAATTGTGAAAAGCCTCTATTGCCTGATTATATTTTTTTTTCTCTAATACTAATGATACTGCTTTTTTATAAGCAGTATCCACATCAACTATTATCATGTTATTAATTTTTTGGTTTTTTTGGATATTTGAGTCAACGGATAATCTATCAGGAATATTACTAGAAAAACGTATACTATCGTGTTGATTTGAAGAATTATTAATGTTTTGAACAGATTCCTTTTGATTCCTTATTATTTCTGATACCTGATGTTGTATATCTTGAATATGTCCACGTAAAACATCAATATCTCGTTGATTTTCTACTAATTGTTGCTGTATTTGAATCAAACATTGGCTGTGCGCATCGTATATTTGATGTAATTGATTAATACGTTGGCTGCTATCAATATTCTGATTTATACTTTTAGCATATACGATATTATTATTTGTAACATTAGAGGATTTAATCATCATTATGCTGATTAAGTATAACTTAAAAAAAAATGATATTAATTTCATTATGTGAACATTTATTTATATATTAGTATAACACGTCTATTTTTAGAATAAGCTTCTTCATTATGTCCTAACACAGCTGGTTTTTCTTTACCATAAGAAACAATCAACATTTGTTCAGATAATACACCCTTACTTTGGAGATATAATTTTACAGATCTGGCCCGACGCTCACCTAATGCAATATTATATTCTGAAGTACCACGTTCATCTGCATGACCCTCAATTCTAATACAATATGACGGATTATTATACAAAAAATTAGCATGGATATTTAATATATAAAAAAACTGAGAAGGAATATCATATTTATCTAAAGGAAAGTAAATAATATTGCTAGATTTTAATTCTTGTTTATTTAACTGTATTTGTTTATGAAATACTTTATTATTTTGTGTGTTAATGTGTGAAAAACGATCTAATTTGATATCCTTTTGATCATGAGTAATAGTAGAACATGCAGTTATTGCTGCGTTCACACTAACTATAAATACTAATTTTTGAAAAAAATTACTTAATTTCATTGTATCTCTATTATCCATCATTTTTTATTTTGATTGCAACGAATATAATTATGTATTTTATTCTGAACATAATGTAGACCAAGTTGGAAACCTTATCTCTCCTTTCCCCCCTTTTATATGAGCCTTAAACCGCCCATCAACGGAAATTAATTCTAAATTAAATGTTGTCGTCGTTGTTAAATCTTTAATACTGCTATATATCACCATAGTATTGTTAGGAGCAATACTAGGAGAGTCGGCTAATACTACATCTGTCAATATTTCCTCTTGCCCGGTAAATAAATTTAATCTAGAAATATTTTGTTTTCCTTGATGTCTATTTACCATCATTATAAATGCTCCATCTGCACTAACATTTGGATTTTGATTACTAGTATGTAACCAAGATAATCTTTGAACATCAGTAGTATTAATATTAATTTTGTATATTTGTGGTCTACCTCCTTGATCAGAGGTATAAGCTATATGTTGATTATCTGGAAACCAACTAGGCTCAGTATTATTGTTTCTATTATTGGTTAA
Encoded here:
- the pal gene encoding peptidoglycan-associated lipoprotein Pal: MKLSNFFQKLVFIVSVNAAITACSTITHDQKDIKLDRFSHINTQNNKVFHKQIQLNKQELKSSNIIYFPLDKYDIPSQFFYILNIHANFLYNNPSYCIRIEGHADERGTSEYNIALGERRARSVKLYLQSKGVLSEQMLIVSYGKEKPAVLGHNEEAYSKNRRVILIYK
- the ybgF gene encoding tol-pal system protein YbgF, with the protein product MMIKSSNVTNNNIVYAKSINQNIDSSQRINQLHQIYDAHSQCLIQIQQQLVENQRDIDVLRGHIQDIQHQVSEIIRNQKESVQNINNSSNQHDSIRFSSNIPDRLSVDSNIQKNQKINNMIIVDVDTAYKKAVSLVLEKKKYNQAIEAFHNFIKNYPESIYQANAHYWLGQLYYNKGNKDSASHHFAVVVKNYPKSSKASDALLKIGIIMQETEQKEKAKTIYRQVGKLYPNSEAAKQAQKRLIHL